CTCCGACACGCAAGCGTTTTGCAGGTTTGGCAAGAACTTCCCATTGGTCACCTTGTGTATTTTTCAAAAGAAGCAATTCCACATGACCATGTGTGTCTGTTTTTTCACCGTAAAGACGGGCAGGAAGCACACGCGTATTGTTCATAACAAGCGCATCCCCAGGGTTTAATTCATCTAAAATATGGTCAAAGTAAGCATCAACCATTTCATGTGTCTTGTGGTCAATGACCAAAAGTTTTGAACTATCTCGTTTTTCAAGAGGAGTTTGGGCAATCAATTCCTCTGGTAAATTAAAATCAAAATCGTTGATATTCATAGTAAATCCTTAATATTTATATTCTCAACTTTATATTATAACACGAGAACTATTTCTCGTCATCTGTCAAGGGTAATTATAATCGCTTTAAAGAGATGATATAATAAAGATGAAGTTATTTATAATTATTCTAATTAAAATTAACTCATTACTCACTAATGGAAGGTTGCAAATATGACAATTAGGGATTATGCAAAGTCAATCGTTTAGGGTGGCATGGATGGCATTGTCACAACGTTTGCCGTGGTAGCAGGAGCTGTCGGTGGTAATTTGGGGATTAAACCGATTCTTATTTTAGGATTTTCAAATCTTTTAGCAGACGGTTTTTCGATGGCAGTTGGTGATTATTTAAGCTCTACGACAGAAGAATCTGCGGTCAAAGCAAAAGCTGTAAAAAATGCAGGAGCAACCTTTATGTCATTTATCACTTTCGGTTTAATTCCTTTACTGTCATATCTTTTGATTAATGTTTTTAGTCTCTTTAAAATACACACATTTCTGATTGCTTGTGTCTTGGTATCACTTGCCTTAGCCTTACTTGGTTTGGTGAAAGCAATCATTACAGGTAGCAGTAAGAAAAAAGAAATTTTTAGAACCTTACTTATTGGCTTAATCGCTGCGCTTTTTGCCTATTATGTCGGCGAAGGTCTCGGAAAATTAGCAGGAACACGCTAGCAAAATTCACTCATTAATAATGAGTGAATTTTTTCAAACAATTTCCTTGACAAAGATTGGTATATACCATATAATAAGAATAGATAAGAGGTCTATACCAAAACAGAAGATGTTGGAGAATTTAAAAATGAAAGTAATTCGTGTTAATAATCAAGTTGAAGGTGGTCAAGTGGCATTTTCTCTTTTGAAAGATGAAATGGCTAAGGGAGCTAAAACATTGGGACTTGCGACAGGTAGCACACCGCTTAGTTTCTATGAAGAAATTAGAAAGAGCAATCTTGATTTCTCAGATATGACTAGCATTAATCTGGATGAATACGTTGGTTTGGCAGCTGACAACGAGCAAAGTTATCGTCATTTTATGCAAGAAAATCTTTTCCAATTCAAACCATTTAAAGAAAGTTTTCTTCCTAACGGCTTGGCAGAAGATTTGCAAGCAGAAACACATCGTTATGACCAAGTGATTGCTGAACACGGTATTGATTTTCAAATTTTGGGAATTGGGCGCAATGGTCATATTGGTTTTAATGAACCTGGGACACCATTTGACGTGACAACACACATTGTTGATTTGGCAAAAG
This sequence is a window from Streptococcus macedonicus ACA-DC 198. Protein-coding genes within it:
- the nagB gene encoding Glucosamine-6-phosphate deaminase, which translates into the protein MKVIRVNNQVEGGQVAFSLLKDEMAKGAKTLGLATGSTPLSFYEEIRKSNLDFSDMTSINLDEYVGLAADNEQSYRHFMQENLFQFKPFKESFLPNGLAEDLQAETHRYDQVIAEHGIDFQILGIGRNGHIGFNEPGTPFDVTTHIVDLAKDTIEANSRFFASMDDVPKQAISMGIKSIMASKMVVLMAYGEDKADAINQMINGPVTEELPASVLQNHPNVVVIVDEAAASKLN